A section of the Suncus etruscus isolate mSunEtr1 chromosome X, mSunEtr1.pri.cur, whole genome shotgun sequence genome encodes:
- the LOC125998565 gene encoding G-protein coupled receptor-associated sorting protein 2-like, giving the protein MTGVDIESQSQSKSEKMAGDELGGIVAERENEAPMVVRPKVRPQAQAASGTRPKTESKAMSRAKPKNDSKAKNGPRSKTESQAVTGARPKSESEIMTGARNKTECQFMTKTSPQTEVQVVGGARPKTDTKVVSDTGAKDEAQTCSETEDLSGTKVRSKINATPWPLVGTESGSVANPMTTSVECDLFSANADSFSGSQVQKGFTPWFESDDEANSGSWCYPRTRAREEASNESGFQSAEEKAPIVSSLWFEDDDEEEETNIQSRHRAKYQTNPRSRPKSKQGHNPGSWPGSEEESDSPYSFWAGENVNNFRPRVRDKANIRSMRRTKRESYFESDSEDEYSKESWVFPGDEATGRFKPRNKEGHNTVLKSKTAKNVNSNRVEQEPKCEEEVIIGSWFWDEQDTSVEEGPSANCESESEEGAIGGSLFWTEEKTSLKAMDREDVRPETEEEAVFGSWFWDRDEAGFDLNPNPVYKASARSRDLANEELNVSSRPQTWDEVTVEYRPLPRGTGFPSTTTLRIPEEVANELYCEIFNRNPKNVDSNSDDEDEESLLVTDNQLVTDNQLVTDNQRTVEFPFQYEPTYRSVREIREHLKAKEDAQPESWYCSCIQCELKIGSAEFEELLLLTDKIRDPFILEISKIAMGIRSASQFTRDFIRDSGVVSLIESLLNYPSTRERTNFLENMIRLAPPYPNLNMIETFICQVCEETLEHNVGSQEQLLGLRLLKYLTATPDYHILVADFMSGFLSLLNTGDATTKFHVLKMLLNLSTNAEVAKKLFSPKALSVFVALFNVEESNDNIKIVVEMFKNISNIIRNGTMSSIDDDFSLEPFISAFHEFEKLAKELQVQIDNQNKAKAGQQK; this is encoded by the coding sequence ATGACTGGGGTTGATATTGAATCTCAATCCCAGAGCAAGTCTGAAAAAATGGCTGGAGATGAACTTGGGGGTATTGTAgctgagagagaaaatgaagccCCAATGGTGGTCAGACCCAAGGTTCGGCCCCAGGCTCAGGCTGCTTCTGGAACCAGGCCCAAAACTGAGTCTAAGGCTATGTCTAGGGCAAAGCCCAAAAATGATTCCAAGGCAAAGAATGGTCCAAGGTCCAAAACTGAGTCCCAGGCAGTGACTGGTGCAAGGCCTAAGTCTGAATCTGAGATAATGACTGGTGCAAGAAACAAAACTGAATGCCAGTTTATGACCAAGACAAGCCCTCAAACTGAGGTTCAGGTAGTAGGTGGAGCTCGTCCAAAAACTGATACCAAAGTAGTGTCTGATACAGGAGCCAAGGATGAAGCCCAGACTTGTTCTGAGACCGAAGACTTGTCAGGAACAAAGGTTAGATCCAAGATTAATGCAACACCTTGGCCATTGGTTGGTACTGAGTCTGGATCAGTTGCTAACCCTATGACCACATCTGTAGAGTGTGATCTGTTCTCTGCAAATGCTGATAGCTTTTCTGGCTCACAGGTTCAGAAAGGATTCACACCTTGGTTTGAATCAGATGATGAAGCTAATTCGGGGTCTTGGTGCTATCCTAGGACCAGGGCCAGAGAGGAAGCCTCTAATGAGTCAGGATTCCAGTCAGCAGAGGAGAAGGCTCCTATAGTTTCTTCTCTCTGGTTTGAAGACGACGACGAAGAAGAAGAGACCAATATCCAGTCCAGACACAGGGCTAAATATCAGACTAATCCCAGATCCAGGCCCAAATCTAAGCAGGGTCATAATCCTGGTTCCTGGCCTGGTTCTGAAGAGGAGTCTGACAGCCCTTACAGCTTCTGGGCTGGAGAAAATGTCAATAACTTTAGGCCCAGAGTTAGGGATAAGGCAAATATTAGGTCTATGCGCAGGACAAAGAGAGAAAGCTATTTTGAATCTGATTCTGAAGATGAGTACTCTAAGGAATCCTGGGTTTTCCCTGGAGACGAGGCCACTGGTAGATTCAAGCCTAGAAATAAAGAAGGTCATAATACTGTCTTGAAGTCCAAGACAGCAAAAAATGTTAACAGTAATAGGGTGGAACAGGAGCCCAAGTGTGAAGAAGAAGTCATCATTGGGTCCTGGTTTTGGGATGAGCAAGACACCAGTGTTGAAGAAGGGCCTTCAGCCAACTGTGAATCTGAATCTGAGGAGGGTGCTATTGGAGGATCCTTATTCTGGACTGAGGAGAAGACAAGTTTGAAGGCTATGGACAGGGAAGATGTTAGGCCAGAGACTGAAGAAGAGGCTGTATTTGGCTCTTGGTTCTGGGACAGGGATGAGGCTGGCTTTGATCTAAATCCTAATCCTGTGTACAAAGCTAGTGCCAGGTCCAGAGATTTGGCCAACGAGGAACTTAATGTTTCATCCAGGCCACAAACTTGGGACGAGGTGACAGTTGAATACAGACCTCTTCCTCGTGGGACTGGATTCCCATCCACCACAACCCTTAGAATTCCTGAAGAAGTAGCAAATGAATTGTACTGTGAAATATTTAACAGAAATCCCAAGAATGTGGATTCCAACTCAGATGATGAAGATGAGGAATCTCTGCTTGTAACTGATAATCAGCTTGTAACTGATAATCAGCTTGTAACTGATAATCAGCGTACTGTTGAGTTCCCATTTCAATATGAGCCAACCTATAGGTCAGTTAGAGAAATTCGAGAGCATCTTAAGGCCAAGGAGGATGCCCAACCTGAGAGTTGGTACTGCAGCTGCATACAGTGTGAGCTTAAGATTGGTTCTGCAGAGTTTGAAGAACTCCTGCTATTAACGGACAAAATCCGAGATCCTTTCATTCTTGAAATATCTAAAATCGCAATGGGTATAAGAAGTGCGTCTCAGTTTACTCGAGATTTCATTAGGGATTCAGGTGTTGTCTCACTTATTGAGTCATTGCTCAATTATCCCTCCACTAGAGAGAGGACAAATTTCTTGGAAAACATGATTCGCTTGGCTCCACCTTATCCCAATTTAAACATGATTGAGACATTCATATGTCAGGTATGTGAGGAAACCTTGGAGCATAATGTGGGTTCCCAAGAGCAGCTGCTTGGATTAAGGCTGCTTAAATACCTCACTGCAACTCCTGACTATCATATACTGGTTGCTGATTTTATGTCTGGCTTTCTCTCCTTACTAAACACAGGTGATGCTACAACAAAATTTCATGTTTTGAAAATGCTATTGAATTTATCTACAAATGCTGAAGTAGCAAAAAAACTATTCAGTCCCAAAGCTCTGTCAGTATTTGTGGCTCTCTTTAATGTGGAAGAATCaaatgataatattaaaattGTTGTTGAAATGTTTAAGAATATCAGTAATATTATAAGAAATGGAACTATGTCCTCAATTGATGATGATTTCAGTCTTGAgccatttatttctgctttccatGAGTTTGAGAAGTTAGCTAAGGAACTACAAGTCCAAATAGACAATCAAAACAAGGCTAAGGCTGGACAGCAAAAGTGA